A window of Chloracidobacterium sp. N contains these coding sequences:
- a CDS encoding M1 family metallopeptidase, with translation MRQTISCLLLSLCLGWTLWETPAVAQSKSKPSDKFRQLDELLPTPNEYRTASGAPGHRYWQNRADHVISVELDDERQRIQASETITYTNNSPDELRYLWLQLDQNIFARDSDAFRAQTSGGLDRVPFSVLDSLLRRPEFDGGYKITAVKDAKGQPLRYTVVKTMMRVDLPTPLKPGQQVSFAVDWNYNINDAVKLGGRSGYEYFPKDKNYIYEIAQWFPRMCAYTDYRGWQHTQFLGAGEFTLEFGNYRVSITVPDDHIVAATGVLQNPRQVLTPEQIARLERAKTAAAPVLIVTPEEARRAEQGRPTGRKTWIFQAENVRDFAFASSRKFIWDAMGHNVEGNQVMAMSYYPNEGNPLWEKYSTHAIIHTLNVYSRYTFTYPYPVAISVNGPVGGMEYPMICFNGPRPLEDGTYSARTKYGLISVIIHEVGHNFFPMIVNSDERQWTWMDEGLNTFLQYLSEQEWEEKYPSFRGEPQYIVDYMKSENQVPIMTQSDSLLQFGNNAYAKPATALNILRETILGRELFDYAFKEYARRWKFKRPEPADFFRTMEDASGVDLDWFWRGWFYSTDHVDISIENVRWYRLDTQNPDVEKGLRRQERESRPVTLSQERNKPLPKRVDQYPDLKDFYNRYDELDVTEMDREMYRQFLATLTDREKEILNAGLNFYFVDFKNIGGLVMPIILEVTYTDGTKEEMRFPAEIWRLNNFEVSKLIVTPKEIASITLDPRLETADADLANNVFPRRPVRSRFQVFKEQRQGPPNPMQLERKGQSKPQGDNPRP, from the coding sequence ATGAGACAAACCATTTCCTGCCTGCTGCTTTCCCTGTGTCTGGGCTGGACACTGTGGGAAACCCCGGCGGTTGCCCAGTCGAAGTCCAAACCCAGCGACAAGTTCCGCCAGCTCGACGAACTGTTGCCCACCCCCAACGAATACCGTACGGCCTCTGGCGCGCCGGGACACAGGTACTGGCAAAATCGCGCCGACCACGTCATCAGTGTTGAACTCGATGACGAGCGCCAGCGCATCCAGGCCAGCGAGACCATCACCTACACGAACAACTCGCCCGATGAGCTGCGCTACCTCTGGTTGCAGCTCGACCAGAACATCTTTGCCAGGGACAGTGACGCCTTCCGCGCCCAGACTTCGGGTGGACTGGACCGCGTGCCCTTCTCTGTTCTCGACAGCCTGCTGCGCCGGCCCGAGTTCGACGGCGGTTACAAGATCACAGCCGTGAAAGACGCCAAGGGGCAGCCGCTCCGATATACCGTCGTCAAAACCATGATGCGTGTGGATTTGCCCACGCCGCTCAAGCCCGGCCAACAGGTGAGCTTTGCGGTGGACTGGAACTACAACATCAATGATGCCGTGAAGCTCGGCGGGCGCTCCGGGTACGAGTACTTCCCGAAGGACAAAAACTACATTTACGAAATTGCCCAGTGGTTTCCGCGCATGTGCGCCTATACGGATTACCGTGGCTGGCAGCACACGCAGTTTCTTGGGGCCGGTGAGTTTACGCTGGAGTTTGGCAACTACCGCGTGTCCATCACCGTGCCGGATGACCACATCGTGGCGGCGACGGGCGTCCTTCAGAACCCCAGGCAGGTGCTGACGCCGGAGCAGATCGCACGGCTGGAGCGCGCCAAAACGGCGGCGGCGCCGGTGCTCATCGTGACGCCGGAAGAGGCCCGGCGGGCGGAGCAGGGGCGTCCCACGGGCAGGAAAACCTGGATTTTTCAGGCGGAAAACGTCCGCGATTTTGCCTTTGCTTCCTCGCGGAAGTTCATCTGGGACGCCATGGGGCACAATGTCGAGGGCAACCAGGTCATGGCGATGTCGTACTATCCCAACGAGGGCAATCCCTTGTGGGAAAAGTATTCCACACACGCCATCATCCACACGCTCAACGTTTATTCGCGCTACACGTTTACCTATCCCTACCCGGTGGCCATTTCGGTCAACGGCCCCGTGGGCGGCATGGAATATCCGATGATCTGTTTCAACGGCCCGCGTCCGCTTGAAGATGGCACGTATTCGGCGCGTACGAAGTACGGTCTCATCAGCGTCATCATTCACGAAGTCGGCCATAACTTTTTCCCGATGATTGTCAACTCCGATGAGCGGCAGTGGACGTGGATGGATGAAGGTCTCAACACCTTTCTGCAATACCTTTCCGAGCAGGAATGGGAAGAAAAATATCCGTCGTTCCGGGGTGAACCACAGTACATCGTGGATTACATGAAGAGCGAAAACCAGGTGCCCATCATGACGCAGTCGGATTCGCTCCTGCAGTTTGGCAACAACGCCTATGCCAAGCCGGCGACGGCCCTCAACATTCTGCGTGAGACAATTCTGGGGCGGGAACTCTTTGACTATGCCTTCAAAGAGTACGCCCGGCGTTGGAAGTTCAAGCGCCCGGAACCGGCTGACTTCTTCCGTACCATGGAAGACGCTTCCGGCGTGGATTTGGATTGGTTCTGGCGCGGTTGGTTTTACTCCACCGATCACGTGGACATTTCGATTGAGAACGTCCGCTGGTATCGCCTCGATACCCAGAATCCTGATGTCGAGAAAGGACTTCGCCGCCAGGAACGTGAGTCGCGTCCGGTAACGCTTTCCCAGGAACGCAACAAGCCGCTGCCGAAGCGGGTGGACCAGTATCCCGACCTGAAGGATTTTTACAACCGGTATGACGAACTGGATGTGACTGAGATGGATCGGGAAATGTACCGGCAGTTTCTGGCGACGTTGACCGACCGCGAGAAAGAAATCCTCAATGCCGGGCTGAATTTCTACTTCGTGGATTTCAAAAACATCGGCGGTTTGGTCATGCCCATCATTCTGGAAGTGACCTACACGGACGGCACGAAGGAAGAAATGCGCTTTCCGGCTGAAATCTGGCGGCTCAACAACTTTGAAGTGTCCAAGCTCATTGTGACGCCAAAGGAAATTGCGAGCATCACGCTGGACCCGCGATTGGAAACGGCGGATGCTGATTTGGCGAACAACGTTTTCCCGCGCCGTCCGGTCAGGTCACGTTTCCAGGTCTTCAAGGAGCAGCGTCAGGGGCCGCCCAACCCGATGCAGTTGGAGCGCAAGGGGCAGAGTAAACCCCAGGGCGATAACCCACGGCCGTAA
- a CDS encoding beta-1,6-N-acetylglucosaminyltransferase, with protein sequence MASRVGFVILSHRGTDWPLLARLFPRLRELPEASIALHHDTYQSPLNRELIERYDVQVVPAVGRTSWSNIINVFATVAGLEVLFRQPRRPRWYVTLSQSCYPIKSASHISKVLDGLEGDFYIDMRLVNFQASHLLLDKYVEDAIRKYTLCHIPFISRYGRFYWRPLKIYRPRSVIPFRDSFYVFHGSNWLVLSECAVEYLLRQDIACHPVTEFYLTQYDQQDDRQSPCPQEIVIQSILGNARELKGACRNWHYIDWEGAKDWHPNVLTEHHWSAIIASDALWARKFDLEKSATLLKRIDTEILDA encoded by the coding sequence ATGGCTTCCAGGGTTGGGTTTGTCATTCTTTCCCACCGCGGCACTGATTGGCCGCTTCTGGCCCGCTTGTTTCCCCGTTTGCGCGAACTGCCGGAAGCGAGCATTGCACTTCACCACGACACTTACCAGTCACCGCTCAACAGGGAACTGATTGAGCGGTACGATGTGCAGGTTGTCCCGGCAGTAGGGCGTACCAGTTGGTCAAATATCATCAATGTGTTTGCAACCGTCGCCGGTCTTGAAGTGCTTTTCCGGCAGCCAAGGCGTCCCCGCTGGTATGTGACACTTTCTCAAAGTTGCTATCCCATCAAGTCGGCATCGCACATTTCCAAAGTACTCGATGGACTGGAAGGCGACTTTTACATTGACATGCGCCTGGTCAATTTCCAGGCAAGCCATTTATTGCTTGATAAGTATGTTGAGGATGCCATCAGGAAGTACACGTTGTGTCATATACCGTTCATTTCCAGATATGGTCGTTTCTACTGGCGCCCACTCAAGATTTATCGTCCGAGAAGTGTTATCCCGTTCAGAGATAGCTTTTACGTTTTTCACGGATCAAACTGGCTGGTTCTTTCCGAATGCGCAGTAGAGTATTTGCTGAGACAGGACATTGCCTGTCATCCGGTAACAGAATTTTACCTGACACAGTATGACCAGCAAGATGATCGTCAGTCACCTTGTCCCCAGGAGATTGTGATACAAAGCATTCTTGGTAATGCCAGGGAGCTGAAGGGAGCTTGTCGCAACTGGCACTATATTGACTGGGAAGGCGCCAAAGATTGGCATCCCAATGTCTTAACCGAGCACCACTGGTCAGCCATCATTGCTTCAGACGCTCTTTGGGCGCGAAAATTTGATCTTGAGAAAAGCGCCACTTTGCTTAAGCGCATTGATACTGAAATTCTTGATGCCTGA
- a CDS encoding glycosyltransferase codes for MRVLYMGDEPPVEWRGASILMYRLVVQPGDLKVFVISPPLDDAFPTITLPSLPPSVAFLPFRSPQPVRRLKRSRFYEWAWAYEQFVATGFISPWLWQKVRAFNPEVIVALADNSLSHLARKLARRLKVPLATYFADWKPRYFPALASTRPLLERRWQELYQQSDIVFCVSDGMREALGTHPNAHVLYPPGNLEVISPTTLDDQPAEHLPRLVYAGNIEGTYGAMLAQLRTAMLQRGKAKIVLYGLCDWPAEEQATARADGSYHGFTPNHELVKHLAKADFLLVVMSFDPGVRFFVETAFTTKFCDYCAFGKPIIVWGPEYCTVVKFAQQRRSALVVTDPSPQSVCDAVEKLTTDRDEQKRLSEAAMHLHRGELNPAAIHRKFKSELEKIAG; via the coding sequence ATGCGCGTCCTTTATATGGGCGATGAGCCGCCAGTTGAGTGGCGTGGTGCGTCAATCCTGATGTACCGATTGGTCGTTCAGCCCGGCGACCTGAAAGTCTTTGTGATTTCGCCGCCGCTGGATGATGCCTTCCCCACCATCACCCTCCCCTCACTGCCGCCTTCAGTTGCTTTTCTGCCCTTCCGGTCGCCACAACCTGTTCGCCGCCTGAAAAGAAGCCGCTTTTACGAATGGGCCTGGGCATACGAGCAATTCGTGGCAACCGGCTTTATATCGCCGTGGTTGTGGCAGAAGGTTCGCGCTTTCAATCCAGAAGTCATTGTTGCTTTGGCTGACAACAGCCTGAGCCATCTGGCGCGAAAACTGGCACGCCGGTTGAAAGTTCCACTGGCAACATACTTTGCCGATTGGAAGCCCCGCTACTTTCCAGCCCTGGCTTCAACACGCCCCCTGCTTGAGCGCCGGTGGCAGGAGCTTTATCAACAAAGCGACATTGTCTTTTGTGTGAGTGACGGTATGCGTGAAGCACTTGGGACGCACCCCAATGCCCATGTGCTTTATCCTCCAGGCAACCTGGAAGTGATTTCACCCACTACACTTGATGACCAACCAGCGGAGCACCTGCCAAGGCTGGTTTACGCGGGAAACATTGAAGGCACATACGGAGCCATGCTGGCTCAGTTACGAACAGCCATGTTACAGCGTGGGAAGGCGAAAATTGTCCTCTACGGGCTTTGTGACTGGCCAGCCGAAGAGCAAGCAACAGCACGGGCGGATGGTTCCTACCACGGCTTTACGCCGAACCATGAACTCGTAAAGCATCTCGCCAAAGCTGACTTCCTGCTTGTCGTCATGAGCTTTGACCCCGGTGTGCGCTTTTTTGTTGAGACAGCGTTCACGACGAAGTTCTGCGACTACTGCGCCTTTGGGAAGCCCATTATCGTTTGGGGCCCGGAATACTGCACGGTCGTAAAATTTGCTCAGCAACGTCGCAGCGCCTTGGTTGTCACCGATCCTTCCCCTCAATCCGTCTGCGATGCTGTGGAGAAATTAACCACTGATCGGGACGAGCAAAAAAGATTGAGTGAAGCTGCAATGCACTTGCACCGGGGTGAATTGAATCCTGCGGCGATACACAGGAAATTCAAAAGTGAACTGGAAAAGATTGCAGGATAG